A window of the Arenibacter algicola genome harbors these coding sequences:
- a CDS encoding FAD-binding and (Fe-S)-binding domain-containing protein: protein MLNKLKGDLEGDLFVDKLMTTLYATDASVYRKMPMAVAYPKTEEDIRKLILFAGEHKIGLIPRTAGTSLAGQCVGDGIVVDVSKNFTKILSVDVDKKQVTVQPGVIRDELNLYLAPYGLFFGPNTSTSNRCMIGGMVGNNSSGTTSIQYGVTRDQVVSLQTYLSDGSKVEFKDLSLNEFLGKMALDNFEGKIYNSLHKELSNKEIQAEILKEFPKPQIHRRNTGYAVDELLKNNIFGDSAQGINLCKLLSGSEGTLAFTTEIVLQLTELPPKLSAMVVTHYKTLEDCLLDVAPLMTHNLHTCEMMDKVILDCTKNNRTQLENRFFVEGDPAALLMLEVKADTEEDLDNQLQQLLETVKKSGLSYASPILRLADVNKAIELRKAGLGLLGNIVGDRKAVACIEDTAVALEDLKDFIGEFTQIMKDYKQDAVYYAHAGAGELHLRPILNLKKSADVALFRSITTDVAKLTKKYHGSFSGEHGDGIVRAEFIPLMIGQKNYELLKRVKTYFDPQNIFNPGKIVDAYPMDESLRYEIDREEPEIKTLMDFSDSEGILKAAEKCNGSGDCRKTHLVSGAMCPSYHATKNEKDTTRGRANTLREFLTSSEKTNKFNNKELKEVFDLCLSCKACSSECPSNVDVATLKAEFLYQYQEENGYPLRAKLFAYNTKLNKLGSSMAGITNAMYDSKIFGGLLKKSVGVAEQRSLPKVYKFDFDKELQKAKVQANTTRSKVVLYIDEFTNYLDVDLGRDAIEVLTRLGYEVELFYAESGRTYISKGFLKQAKKLAIGNVDKLSQLAEKGLPIIGLEPSAILTFRDEYKRFGLDKKKMDAVAANSFLIEEFLAKEIQIGVLTSDLFTQEAKTVKIHTHCHQKSISNQKVTFDILNLPKNYTVSIISSGCCGMAGSFGYEKEHYEVSMQVGELKLFPAVRKASEDVIIAANGTSCRHQIYDGTQRKALHPISILKEALIA from the coding sequence ATGCTAAATAAATTAAAAGGTGATTTAGAGGGCGATTTGTTTGTGGACAAATTAATGACCACCCTATATGCCACCGATGCTTCCGTATATAGAAAAATGCCAATGGCAGTGGCTTACCCGAAGACTGAAGAGGATATAAGAAAACTAATTCTTTTTGCAGGAGAGCATAAAATTGGTTTAATACCTAGAACAGCAGGAACCTCCCTGGCCGGACAATGTGTTGGGGACGGTATAGTAGTGGATGTCTCCAAAAATTTCACCAAGATTCTTTCTGTTGATGTAGATAAAAAACAAGTAACTGTCCAGCCAGGGGTAATCCGCGACGAGTTAAATCTTTATTTGGCGCCATATGGCCTATTTTTTGGACCCAACACTTCTACTTCCAACCGCTGTATGATAGGCGGAATGGTAGGCAATAACTCTTCAGGGACCACCTCCATACAATACGGGGTTACCCGTGATCAGGTGGTATCCCTACAGACCTATTTATCCGATGGCAGCAAGGTAGAATTTAAAGACCTTTCCTTGAACGAATTTCTGGGAAAAATGGCCTTGGATAATTTTGAAGGAAAAATTTACAACAGTCTTCATAAAGAGCTAAGCAATAAGGAAATACAGGCGGAAATTTTAAAGGAATTTCCAAAACCCCAGATACATAGACGCAATACCGGATATGCTGTGGACGAGTTGCTCAAGAACAATATTTTTGGGGATAGTGCCCAAGGCATAAACCTTTGTAAATTATTGAGTGGGAGTGAAGGCACCTTGGCCTTTACGACAGAAATAGTGCTTCAATTGACCGAGTTGCCGCCAAAACTTTCCGCAATGGTGGTTACCCATTACAAAACTTTGGAAGATTGCTTATTGGACGTTGCTCCCCTTATGACGCACAATCTGCATACCTGCGAAATGATGGACAAGGTAATTTTGGATTGCACCAAAAATAACCGTACCCAATTGGAGAACAGATTTTTTGTGGAAGGGGATCCCGCAGCTTTATTGATGCTGGAGGTTAAAGCGGATACCGAAGAAGATTTGGACAATCAACTTCAGCAGTTATTGGAGACCGTTAAAAAGTCGGGATTGAGCTATGCCAGCCCTATATTAAGGTTGGCCGATGTGAATAAGGCGATAGAACTTAGAAAGGCCGGATTGGGCCTTCTTGGAAATATAGTTGGAGACCGAAAGGCGGTTGCCTGTATAGAGGATACTGCGGTGGCCTTGGAAGACCTAAAGGATTTTATAGGGGAATTCACCCAAATAATGAAGGACTATAAGCAGGATGCGGTCTACTACGCCCATGCTGGGGCAGGGGAGTTGCATTTAAGACCGATCTTAAATTTAAAGAAATCTGCAGATGTGGCCTTGTTCAGGTCCATTACTACAGACGTGGCCAAACTTACCAAAAAATACCATGGATCCTTTAGCGGGGAACACGGTGATGGAATTGTAAGGGCCGAGTTTATTCCACTAATGATCGGACAGAAGAATTATGAGCTCCTTAAACGGGTAAAGACCTATTTTGACCCACAAAATATTTTCAATCCAGGAAAAATTGTGGATGCCTATCCCATGGACGAGTCCCTGAGGTATGAAATTGACCGCGAAGAACCGGAAATAAAAACCTTGATGGATTTTTCCGATAGTGAAGGCATTCTAAAAGCGGCCGAAAAATGTAATGGTAGTGGGGATTGTAGAAAGACACATTTGGTATCCGGAGCCATGTGCCCCAGTTATCATGCCACCAAAAATGAAAAGGATACTACAAGAGGCCGTGCCAATACCCTGCGCGAATTTTTGACTTCTTCGGAAAAGACGAATAAGTTTAACAATAAGGAGCTAAAAGAAGTTTTTGATCTTTGTTTAAGCTGTAAGGCCTGCTCCAGTGAATGCCCCAGTAATGTTGATGTGGCCACACTTAAAGCTGAATTTCTTTATCAATATCAGGAAGAGAACGGGTATCCCTTAAGGGCGAAGCTTTTTGCCTATAATACCAAGCTTAATAAATTGGGAAGTAGTATGGCAGGTATTACCAATGCCATGTACGATTCCAAAATATTTGGCGGATTGCTTAAGAAGTCGGTCGGAGTAGCAGAGCAACGTAGTCTGCCAAAAGTCTATAAGTTCGATTTTGATAAGGAGCTTCAAAAAGCTAAGGTTCAGGCAAATACGACCAGGTCCAAAGTTGTGCTTTACATAGATGAATTTACCAACTATTTGGATGTTGATCTGGGTAGGGATGCTATTGAAGTGCTGACGCGATTGGGGTATGAGGTGGAACTTTTTTATGCAGAGAGTGGAAGGACCTATATTTCCAAAGGATTTTTAAAGCAGGCCAAAAAATTGGCGATTGGGAATGTGGATAAACTTTCGCAGCTAGCCGAAAAGGGACTTCCAATAATTGGATTGGAACCTTCCGCCATACTTACGTTTAGGGATGAATATAAGCGATTTGGTTTAGACAAAAAGAAGATGGATGCCGTTGCTGCCAATTCTTTTTTAATAGAAGAATTTTTGGCCAAAGAAATTCAGATAGGTGTTTTAACATCCGATCTATTTACCCAGGAAGCCAAGACTGTAAAGATCCACACACATTGTCATCAAAAGTCAATTTCCAATCAAAAGGTAACCTTCGACATATTGAATCTTCCAAAAAATTATACTGTTTCTATAATAAGTTCCGGATGTTGTGGTATGGCAGGATCCTTTGGCTATGAAAAGGAGCATTATGAGGTAAGTATGCAGGTAGGGGAGCTAAAGTTGTTTCCGGCAGTGAGAAAGGCCAGTGAGGACGTGATCATAGCAGCCAATGGCACCAGTTGTAGGCATCAGATATATGATGGTACGCAAAGGAAGGCCTTGCATCCTATTTCAATACTAAAGGAGGCGCTTATAGCCTAA
- a CDS encoding UDP-2,3-diacylglucosamine diphosphatase, translating to MKKRQIELVVISDVHLGTFGCHADELLAYLNSINPKTLILNGDIVDIWQFSKKYFPATHLKVLRKIMGMATNGTEVYYIVGNHDERLRRFCGTSLGNIHFVDQLTLELNGKRAWFFHGDVFDISMQNAKWVAKLGRHGYSLLIVINRNINWILGKLGREKYSLSKRIKNSVKGAVGFIQNFEHTAKELAIDKNYDYVICGHIHQPKKEIFESEQGKCTYLNSGDWVENLTALEYTFKRWKIYRYSADKLSPFFADEELKGMDIHELLAATSITVKPPQKTTKKAKI from the coding sequence GTGAAAAAACGACAAATAGAATTGGTAGTTATTTCAGACGTGCATTTAGGAACTTTCGGTTGCCATGCTGATGAACTACTGGCCTATTTGAACAGTATAAATCCTAAAACACTTATATTAAACGGCGATATTGTTGATATCTGGCAATTTAGCAAGAAATATTTCCCTGCCACACACCTAAAAGTGCTGAGAAAAATTATGGGAATGGCCACTAATGGTACCGAAGTGTACTACATTGTTGGGAACCACGATGAAAGGCTTCGTAGATTCTGTGGCACATCATTAGGTAATATCCATTTTGTAGATCAGTTGACGCTGGAATTAAATGGTAAAAGGGCATGGTTCTTTCACGGTGATGTTTTTGATATATCCATGCAAAATGCAAAATGGGTAGCCAAACTGGGAAGACATGGCTACAGTCTATTAATCGTGATTAACAGAAACATTAATTGGATCTTGGGCAAATTGGGGCGCGAGAAATATTCCCTTTCAAAAAGAATTAAGAACAGCGTAAAAGGTGCTGTTGGATTTATCCAAAATTTTGAACATACCGCAAAGGAATTGGCCATCGACAAGAACTATGATTATGTGATCTGCGGTCACATCCATCAACCTAAAAAAGAAATTTTTGAAAGTGAACAAGGCAAATGCACCTATTTAAATTCCGGGGATTGGGTAGAAAATCTTACAGCCCTGGAATACACCTTTAAACGTTGGAAAATATATAGATATAGTGCAGATAAACTTTCTCCTTTCTTTGCAGATGAAGAACTCAAGGGTATGGACATCCATGAATTGCTGGCCGCCACATCCATTACTGTTAAGCCTCCCCAAAAAACAACCAAAAAAGCAAAAATCTAA
- a CDS encoding TlpA disulfide reductase family protein, whose translation MKKILLSLTVLVGVVACNSKPEGFVLNGTLTGDVENGTQIFIRKIDENNQPYDIDTTTVENGKFTISGPVDSPDLMYVFIDKVQGYTPVVAEKGEIELTAQKDSLNFAKVKGTEQNNIFFNYLSESRALSDQAMSIQRDMQNANMGGNEATVNSLRDEFAELQEEFKNFELNFIKNNPNGLISALLIEKGIGTRIIESEEAQKMYDALTPEIKETLPAKNILKSLEAAKAREEKGKSTAIGATAPDFSGPTPDGKELSLKEAMGKVTIIDFWAAWCKPCRVENPNVVNIYNKYHSKGLNIIGVSLDRKEEDWKKAIADDKLSWNHISSLDYFNDAVAKLYNVEAIPATFILDENGVIVAKNLRGPELESKISELLQ comes from the coding sequence ATGAAAAAAATATTATTATCCCTTACTGTTCTTGTAGGAGTTGTAGCGTGCAACAGTAAACCTGAAGGTTTTGTATTGAATGGAACTTTAACCGGTGATGTGGAAAACGGTACCCAAATATTTATAAGAAAAATTGATGAAAACAATCAGCCCTATGATATTGACACCACTACAGTTGAAAACGGTAAGTTTACAATTAGTGGTCCTGTTGATTCGCCCGATTTAATGTATGTTTTTATTGATAAGGTGCAAGGCTATACCCCCGTTGTTGCCGAAAAAGGTGAAATAGAACTAACTGCCCAAAAGGATAGTTTAAATTTTGCCAAGGTCAAAGGAACTGAACAAAATAATATTTTCTTTAACTATCTAAGTGAATCAAGGGCTTTGTCCGATCAGGCAATGTCCATCCAAAGGGATATGCAAAACGCCAATATGGGCGGAAATGAAGCTACCGTAAACTCTTTGCGTGACGAGTTTGCAGAGCTTCAAGAAGAATTTAAGAATTTTGAATTGAATTTCATTAAGAACAATCCAAATGGGCTTATTTCCGCTTTGTTGATAGAGAAAGGAATTGGAACAAGAATTATTGAGAGCGAAGAAGCACAAAAAATGTATGATGCCCTAACCCCAGAGATAAAGGAAACACTGCCTGCCAAAAACATTTTAAAAAGTTTGGAAGCTGCCAAAGCCAGAGAAGAAAAAGGTAAGAGTACGGCAATAGGCGCTACTGCCCCCGACTTTTCAGGACCTACCCCAGACGGTAAGGAATTGTCCTTGAAAGAAGCCATGGGAAAAGTGACCATCATCGATTTTTGGGCCGCCTGGTGTAAACCTTGTAGGGTTGAAAATCCAAATGTGGTCAACATCTATAACAAGTACCACTCCAAGGGACTTAACATTATTGGTGTTTCCTTGGATAGAAAGGAAGAAGATTGGAAAAAGGCGATTGCAGATGACAAACTTAGCTGGAACCATATATCCAGTTTGGATTACTTTAACGATGCTGTGGCCAAACTTTACAATGTAGAAGCCATCCCTGCTACCTTTATCCTTGATGAAAACGGGGTTATTGTAGCAAAAAACCTAAGAGGCCCTGAATTGGAGTCGAAAATTTCAGAACTTTTGCAGTAA